The following coding sequences lie in one Alloacidobacterium dinghuense genomic window:
- a CDS encoding helix-turn-helix domain-containing protein — translation MTTLQEKLSRLPEARRKKIDQRTAQLVLEEQSMKELRKARKFTQADLAKALDVKQEQVSRMEKRTDLHISTLRRHVEALGGELIICATFPKGATIKITGLGEL, via the coding sequence ATGACGACCTTACAGGAAAAACTCAGCCGCTTGCCCGAGGCGCGGCGTAAGAAGATCGACCAACGCACAGCCCAGCTTGTCCTTGAAGAGCAGTCCATGAAGGAACTGCGTAAGGCGCGAAAATTCACCCAGGCGGACCTGGCGAAGGCCTTGGACGTGAAGCAGGAACAGGTTTCGCGCATGGAGAAGCGGACGGACTTGCATATCTCAACCCTCCGGCGGCATGTCGAAGCTCTGGGTGGCGAACTCATAATCTGTGCCACATTTCCCAAGGGCGCGACGATCAAAATCACCGGCCTTGGCGAACTGTAG
- a CDS encoding type II toxin-antitoxin system RelE/ParE family toxin: protein MKWSVSFYEEFEAEFDELPEEVQDEFYAEAQFLEMNGPATGRPHVDTLKGSKYPNMKELRFEAMNDEWRVAFAFDPKRVAVMLVGGGKVGMSKERFYKGLIKKADARYARHLEKLKQEEKSKKEEKGKKR, encoded by the coding sequence ATGAAGTGGTCGGTAAGTTTTTACGAGGAGTTTGAGGCGGAATTCGACGAACTGCCCGAAGAAGTGCAGGACGAATTCTATGCTGAAGCTCAATTTCTCGAAATGAACGGTCCAGCCACCGGGCGACCGCATGTCGACACGCTGAAGGGCTCCAAGTACCCGAACATGAAGGAGCTCCGATTTGAAGCGATGAATGATGAATGGCGTGTGGCTTTTGCGTTCGATCCGAAGCGTGTTGCCGTTATGCTTGTTGGAGGCGGCAAGGTCGGCATGAGCAAAGAGCGTTTTTATAAAGGTTTGATCAAAAAAGCTGATGCCCGATACGCGCGGCATTTAGAAAAGTTGAAACAGGAAGAGAAATCGAAGAAGGAAGAAAAAGGGAAAAAGCGATGA
- a CDS encoding ComEC/Rec2 family competence protein produces MSVTKLEIHFLHVGHGDCTIIDFPDRLTVVDINNCKKLAGPTRDELRKRYSHGATFSSSSLAAYVVDAQVDKDQSHLVDPIDYLKAKFPGRSIFRYIQTHPDMDHMGGLNRLGDEGYIVTNFWDTDHCISKDMELNKWAQVNHDEKDWDRYQTFHSGGFKDCTILKLREGAVAQFYKDDGISIWAPFENTKSTDPEADPNYFSYVLQIQHGKCSIVLGGDLPAEMWDKLLERRKGALPKAHLLKASHHGRRSGYSIDAVKAMNPDATICSVGELHNKHDASASYERFSTHGCYSTIDHGTIVAKCWSDGDVWLMNSSGQNILKTGPS; encoded by the coding sequence ATGTCAGTTACGAAACTCGAAATTCATTTTCTCCATGTCGGCCACGGTGACTGTACAATCATCGATTTCCCCGACAGACTCACTGTGGTTGATATTAACAACTGTAAGAAACTGGCCGGTCCGACGCGCGACGAGTTGCGGAAAAGGTATTCCCATGGAGCTACGTTCTCGAGCAGTTCTCTTGCCGCGTATGTCGTGGATGCACAGGTCGACAAAGATCAATCTCATCTCGTTGACCCGATCGATTATCTGAAAGCGAAATTCCCCGGCAGGTCGATATTTCGATACATACAGACCCACCCGGATATGGACCATATGGGCGGTTTGAATAGGCTCGGTGATGAGGGCTACATAGTCACCAATTTTTGGGACACTGACCACTGCATCAGCAAGGATATGGAGCTAAACAAGTGGGCCCAGGTAAATCACGACGAAAAGGACTGGGATAGATATCAGACGTTCCACTCAGGAGGTTTCAAAGACTGCACGATCCTGAAGCTTCGGGAGGGCGCGGTAGCGCAGTTCTACAAAGATGATGGCATTTCCATCTGGGCACCATTTGAAAATACAAAGTCCACCGACCCGGAGGCCGACCCGAATTACTTCAGTTATGTTTTGCAGATACAGCACGGAAAATGCTCTATCGTGCTGGGGGGCGACTTACCGGCAGAGATGTGGGACAAGCTGCTCGAACGAAGGAAAGGGGCCCTCCCGAAAGCTCACTTGTTAAAAGCGTCTCACCACGGCAGACGAAGTGGCTACAGCATAGATGCTGTAAAGGCCATGAACCCAGATGCCACAATCTGTTCAGTCGGAGAACTGCACAACAAACATGATGCATCCGCGAGTTATGAGCGTTTCTCCACGCATGGCTGCTATTCAACGATTGACCATGGAACTATCGTTGCTAAGTGTTGGAGTGATGGGGATGTCTGGTTAATGAATAGTTCTGGCCAGAATATTCTTAAGACAGGTCCGTCCTGA